The genomic segment GTGGTTCGTCAACGCTTTGAGCAGGAGCTTCAGGGTCTGTCGGATGCACCCTGTGTGGTGCTGATGATTCCGCTTCTGTTCGAAACCGGTCAGACCGACCTTTGCAGTGAGGTATGGCTGGTGGATTGCGAGGAACAGCAGCAACTGGAGCGGCTGATGCAGCGGGATGGGCTTTCAGAGCAGGAGGCTCAGCTGCGGCTCAGGGCTCAATGGCCCCTGAGCCGGAAGCGTCCCCTTGCGGATCGGATCATCGACAACCGTGGACCGGACACAGCGTTGAATGAAACAGTCCATGCTCTGCTGACGGCAGGATGAAAGAGACGTTCCGGGAAGAGCGCGACAGTCTGGGACCGGTTCAGGTTCCCGGTGAACGGCTGTGGGGGGCTCAGACCCAGCGGTCGCTGCGCTTCTTCAGCATTGGAGAGGACCGGATGCCGAAGGAGATGATCCGGGCTTACGCCCTGGTCAAGAAAGCTGCCGCCATCACCAACGAACGCTCCGGGCGCCTCGAGCACCGCCAGGCTGAACTGATCGTCAGGGCCTGCGATGAATTGCTGGACGGGAGACATCAGCAGGATTTCCCACTCTTCGTGTGGATGACCGGCAGCGGCACGCAGTTCAACATGAATGTGAACGAGGTGATCTCGAACCGCTGTTGTCAGCTCTCCGGGACAGCACTCGGTAGCAAGCAACCGGTGCATCCGAATGATCACGTCAACATGGGTCAATCGACCAACGACAGCTTCCCAACGGCGATGCACATCGCAGCTGCGTTGGGCGTCCGTGAATCATTGCTGCCGAGCTTCCTGAAACTCAGGGAGTCTCTGCAACGCAAAGCCGATCAATGGGCCGACCTGATCAAGATCGGGCGCACCCATCTGCAGGATGCCACCCCGCTGACCCTGGGCCAGGAAATCTCGGGTTACATCGACATGCTGACGGACAACATCAACCGCCTGGAGTCATCTCTGACCGGAGTGATGCGTCTCTGCATCGGTGGCACGGCTGTGGGGACCGGCATCAATACCGACCAGGGTTTCGCCGAAGCCGTTGCGACAGAGATCGCCGAGATGACGGGACAACCCTTCTGCTCAGCCACCAACAAATTCGCTCTGCAGGGAGCCCATGACGACCTGGCCTGGCTCAGCGCCGGCTTGGCCAATCTGGCTGGTTCAGTTCTCAAGATCGCCAACGACATCCGCCTGCTGTCCTGCGGTCCCCGTGCTGGACTCAACGAACTACAACTGCCAGCCAATGAACCCGGATCATCGATCATGCCCGGGAAGGTGAACCCAACGCAGTGCGAGGCCATCGCTATGGTGGCGATGCAGGTGATCGCCAACGACCATGCGGTTCAGATGGGCAATGCCGGTGGACATCTGCAGATGAATGCCAGCAAACCCCTGATCATCTTCAACATCCTGAAATCGATCAAACTGCTCACGGACGGTGGCAACAATTTCCGACAGTTCCTCGTCGATGGCATGGACGCCAACGTCGAACAGATCAATCGCTATGTGGAACGGTCACTGATGTTGGTCACCGCCCTAAGTCCCGTGATCGGCTACGAAAACGCATCGGCCATCGCTCACCATGCCCATGCCCATGATCTGACCTTGAAGCAAGCGGCGCTTGAGCTCGAGCTGGTGAGTGAAGACGACTTCGATCGCATCGTTGATCCCCGCCGGATGATTCATCCGAGCCGTCCAGGCCAAGACGCCTAACCGTTGCGACCAAGCTGGGAACGGAACCACTTGGTGATCACCCATTTGTGACCCTGCTCCACCGGCATCGCCTCGTGCAGCGTGAAGGGATTCGGCGTTCCATCCGCCTGGAGGTTGTTCCAGGCCAACCCCATGCCGGCGATCGGGGTGAAACAGCGGTCCAGACGCTTGAAGCAGGTTTCGCCACCGCGCTCGACGGCGTTGAGGTAGATCATCACCGTCCAGGTTCTCTGGCCTCCCTGTTGGGTGTGCTCGGTGAATTCCTTCGTGCCCGGGCTGAACCAGTCGGTGTGCTCCTTGAAGTATTCGCCGGGGTCGTACCGCTGACCCTGAATCGGTTCAGAGAGCCGGGGATCCACCCCCACCAGATCGGCGAAGCGTTGATCCAGGCGGGCAGCCAGATCAGGGCTGTTCTGGCGAAGATGACAGGTGCGACTCGTGCGGTAATCGCGACTGCCGCGGGTCACGGTGGAAGGCTGCAAGGAGTCGTTGATCGCCTCGATGACGTCCAGGCACTCCGCCGGAGACAGCAGATCAGGAATGTCGTACAGCTGGGCTAATGGCGTGTCCAAACGCCAGGCGCGCGGTTGATGCTCAGGACGCGTCAGGGGCGCCTGAAACCACTGCAGCCACGAGGGTGCGTCAATCGTTGATGCATCACGAGGAAAGGACGAAGGCTGAGACGAGGCGAGCACCGCCTCGATCTCCTGACGATCGAACCCCTGCTGCATCGCACGCTCGATCAGGCCATCACGGTTACAACCGCGATCACGGTTGTGGAGCAACCAATCCCTCCAGGTCTCCGGAATGGCTGCTGCGTCGGCCATCAAGCCTTGAGCTTTGAACTCAGGATTTTGTTGGCCAGCTTGGGATCCGCCTTGCCTCCGGTCTTCTTCATCAGCTGCCCGACAAAGAAACCCTGCAGCTTGGTCTTGCCACCACGGAACGCCTCCACTTCGGCGGGATGGGCTGCCAGCAGCTCATCCACGATCGCTTCGATCGCCGCAGGATCGCTGATCATGCCGAGGCCACGCTCGTCGACGATCGCCTTGGGTGAACCGCCCTTCTCCAGCAGCTCGGGGAGAATCTCCTTGGCGATTTTGCCGCTGATCTTGCCGGCTTCGATCAACTGAACCATCTCCGCCAGCTGCTCCGGTCGGAACGGCAGTTCGGCATAGCTGAGCCGGTTGCTGTTTACGTGGGCGGCGATATCGCCCGTGATCCAGTTCGCCGCCAGCTTGGCGTCGGCACCGGCGCTCACCACGGCCTCGAAGTAATCCGCCATCGGCCGCTCATCGGTGAGCACCCTGGCGTCGTACTGGGAGAGGCCCAGTACATCGGCGTAGCGATGCCGCTTGGCCGCCGGCAGCTCCGGCAATTCAGCGCGCCACGACTCCCGCTGATCCGCACTCACCTCGATCGGGCCGAGGTCGGGATCCGGGAAGTAGCGGTAATCACTGGCCCCCTCCTTGCTGCGCATGCTCTTGGTGAGCTGCTTGCCCTCATCCCAGAGGCGGGTCTCCTGAACGATCGGCTCGCCGGTCTCGTAGGCCTTGATCTGACGCTTGATCTCGTACTCACAGGCCTTTTGAATGGCCGAGAACGAGTTCATGTTCTTGATCTCGACCTTGGTGCCGAAGGGCGCATCCGGCCCCCGACGCACCGAGATGTTCACATCACAGCGCAGGGAACCCTCTTGCATGTTTCCGTCGCTGACCCCGAGATAACGCATGATCCGGCGGATCTCGGAGGCGTATTCGGCAGCCTCCCGGCCCGTGCGCAGATCCGGCTTGCTCACGATCTCAGCGAGGGCCACACCGGCCCGGTTGTAATCCACCAGGGAATGGGTTGAACCGGCCAGGCGGTCGCTGCCGGCATGCACGAGCTTGCCGGCGTCCTCCTCCATGTGCAGCCGCTCGATTCCAATCGTCTTGAGGTAGGTGTCCTTTCCCTTCTCAGCCACTTCGACCTCAATCCAGCCCTCCTCGGCGATGGGCTCGTCGTACTGGGAGATCTGATAATTCTTCGGCAGGTCTGGATAGAAGTACTGCTTGCGATCGAACTTGCTGTGCTCAGCGATGTTGAGGTTGAGCGCCATCGCCGCCTTGACGGCGTATTCCAGCACCCGTTGATTCAGCACGGGCAATGTCCCCGGCAACCCACAGACAACAGGATCGATATGGGTGTTGGGGTCATCGCCGAATGCCGTTGAGGCCGCTGTGAAGATCTTGCTGTCCGTTCCGAGCTGCACATGGGTCTCGAGACCGATCACGGCCTCCCAGGCCGGTTGGGTTGCTGCCGCCATGACTCAAGCCTGAAGCTGATGCCGGGATCCTATGGAATCAAGCCATTCGTGATCAGCATGATCACAGACACGGCCGGAACCTGATCAGACGGGCGACATGACGAAGCGCAGCGACGAAGCGGTTCTTGTCCTCGGTGGAGGGTTGATGGGACTGTCCATCGCGCATCAACTGGCGCGACAGGGTCGCCAGGTTCTGGTGATCAGTCGGCGCCGCAGTGAAGCCGCCGGTTTCGTGGCTGCCGGAATGCTGGCACCCCATGCCGAAGGCCTGACAGGGCCGTTGCTTGAACTCGGGGAAGCCAGCCTTGAACGCATCCCGCGTTGGGTCGCACAGATCGAACTGGATGGCGGTCTGGCCTGCGGCCTGAGGGCCAGCGGCATCGTCGTTCCCTTTCGCTCCGCAGAGGAACGTGACCGATACCCCACCGCAGGCTCCGGAGCATTGCTCGACCGTCTGCAACTGGAACGGGAACTGCCGGGCATCGGTCCGGATTGGCAGGCCGGGCTGCTGTTTGAACAGGACGGTCAGATCGACAACCGCCGGCAGCTGATGCGAGGGCTGGAACGTGCCTGCACCTCCCTTGGCGTGAGGTTCATGGAGGGGACGGAAGTGCTGGACCTGCGCCTGGATGGTTCCGGGGCACTGGCAGGCATCCGCCTGCGCAGTGCGAT from the Synechococcus sp. KORDI-100 genome contains:
- a CDS encoding 2OG-Fe(II) oxygenase, producing MADAAAIPETWRDWLLHNRDRGCNRDGLIERAMQQGFDRQEIEAVLASSQPSSFPRDASTIDAPSWLQWFQAPLTRPEHQPRAWRLDTPLAQLYDIPDLLSPAECLDVIEAINDSLQPSTVTRGSRDYRTSRTCHLRQNSPDLAARLDQRFADLVGVDPRLSEPIQGQRYDPGEYFKEHTDWFSPGTKEFTEHTQQGGQRTWTVMIYLNAVERGGETCFKRLDRCFTPIAGMGLAWNNLQADGTPNPFTLHEAMPVEQGHKWVITKWFRSQLGRNG
- a CDS encoding FAD-dependent oxidoreductase, with the protein product MTKRSDEAVLVLGGGLMGLSIAHQLARQGRQVLVISRRRSEAAGFVAAGMLAPHAEGLTGPLLELGEASLERIPRWVAQIELDGGLACGLRASGIVVPFRSAEERDRYPTAGSGALLDRLQLERELPGIGPDWQAGLLFEQDGQIDNRRQLMRGLERACTSLGVRFMEGTEVLDLRLDGSGALAGIRLRSAIGDEQEWPGSQAVLCCGAWSRRLLPELPVFPVKGQMLSLQAPRAALKRVIFGPGTYLVPREDGLVVVGATSEREAGFQEGLTPDGQKQLEAGLQSLLPVAANWPSMERWWGFRPCTPDEGPLLGPGPVAGLWLATGHHRNGVLLAAITAQLMSRALVDEDQNNNLLEAFRWDRFTREHPSAQCLPRKKDS
- the gatB gene encoding Asp-tRNA(Asn)/Glu-tRNA(Gln) amidotransferase subunit GatB, encoding MAAATQPAWEAVIGLETHVQLGTDSKIFTAASTAFGDDPNTHIDPVVCGLPGTLPVLNQRVLEYAVKAAMALNLNIAEHSKFDRKQYFYPDLPKNYQISQYDEPIAEEGWIEVEVAEKGKDTYLKTIGIERLHMEEDAGKLVHAGSDRLAGSTHSLVDYNRAGVALAEIVSKPDLRTGREAAEYASEIRRIMRYLGVSDGNMQEGSLRCDVNISVRRGPDAPFGTKVEIKNMNSFSAIQKACEYEIKRQIKAYETGEPIVQETRLWDEGKQLTKSMRSKEGASDYRYFPDPDLGPIEVSADQRESWRAELPELPAAKRHRYADVLGLSQYDARVLTDERPMADYFEAVVSAGADAKLAANWITGDIAAHVNSNRLSYAELPFRPEQLAEMVQLIEAGKISGKIAKEILPELLEKGGSPKAIVDERGLGMISDPAAIEAIVDELLAAHPAEVEAFRGGKTKLQGFFVGQLMKKTGGKADPKLANKILSSKLKA
- the fumC gene encoding class II fumarate hydratase is translated as MKETFREERDSLGPVQVPGERLWGAQTQRSLRFFSIGEDRMPKEMIRAYALVKKAAAITNERSGRLEHRQAELIVRACDELLDGRHQQDFPLFVWMTGSGTQFNMNVNEVISNRCCQLSGTALGSKQPVHPNDHVNMGQSTNDSFPTAMHIAAALGVRESLLPSFLKLRESLQRKADQWADLIKIGRTHLQDATPLTLGQEISGYIDMLTDNINRLESSLTGVMRLCIGGTAVGTGINTDQGFAEAVATEIAEMTGQPFCSATNKFALQGAHDDLAWLSAGLANLAGSVLKIANDIRLLSCGPRAGLNELQLPANEPGSSIMPGKVNPTQCEAIAMVAMQVIANDHAVQMGNAGGHLQMNASKPLIIFNILKSIKLLTDGGNNFRQFLVDGMDANVEQINRYVERSLMLVTALSPVIGYENASAIAHHAHAHDLTLKQAALELELVSEDDFDRIVDPRRMIHPSRPGQDA
- the coaE gene encoding dephospho-CoA kinase (Dephospho-CoA kinase (CoaE) performs the final step in coenzyme A biosynthesis.) — its product is MQRRIGLTGGIASGKSRVGRLLEAHGWPVLDADRYAREALAVGSDATRQVLKRWGDAVRAVDEPLGLNRGALGRIVFSESNARRWLEQLVHPVVRQRFEQELQGLSDAPCVVLMIPLLFETGQTDLCSEVWLVDCEEQQQLERLMQRDGLSEQEAQLRLRAQWPLSRKRPLADRIIDNRGPDTALNETVHALLTAG